A single window of Solanum dulcamara chromosome 5, daSolDulc1.2, whole genome shotgun sequence DNA harbors:
- the LOC129889372 gene encoding cysteine-tryptophan domain-containing zinc finger protein 7-like produces the protein MAEDYEIEEGEMYDDSHIGLAYIDVKIQSILGDYMNDFEGGVSIENLGPKFGVYGTFLMSYRLPSPQKSQNLPSPTRFSSHESIRFPVRYQISVIKSLNPTEQTTFKLQTRVRVGSNKTTARTSSDLHTGFDKTHCSELTSWDKPPVSPFIIEGDWIRCRKCRKWRLLPYGTKPEQLSESWLCSMLDWLPGMNYCDISEEDTTRALHASYQSLIQSNLQNRGGKGLIDVKAQDGRKISVKKRKLRTLQCNGNDLGDSDTNAFEREVSGRFRKLKKSKVFQTEKRESSTSKGAGKSSSRGTTTRRRRIE, from the coding sequence ATGGCGGAAGATTACGAAATTGAAGAAGGAGAAATGTATGATGATTCTCACATAGGTTTAGCTTACATTGATGTGAAAATTCAAAGTATTTTGGGTGATTATATGAATGATTTTGAAGGAGGTGTTTCTATTGAGAATTTGGGGCCAAAATTTGGTGTTTATGGTACGTTTTTGATGAGTTATCGACTCCCTTCTCCacaaaaatctcaaaatctcCCTTCCCCTACACGTTTTTCTTCTCACGAATCCATTAGGTTTCCTGTAAGATATCAAATTTCTGTGATCAAATCGCTTAATCCAACCGAACAGACAACATTCAAACTTCAAACTAGGGTTAGGGTTGGTTCTAATAAGACCACTGCCCGGACGAGTAGTGATTTACACACCGGTTTTGATAAGACTCACTGCTCGGAACTGACTTCTTGGGATAAGCCACCAGTTTCTCCATTTATTATAGAGGGGGATTGGATTCGCTGTCGTAAATGTCGTAAGTGGAGACTTCTACCATATGGTACAAAACCCGAGCAATTGTCTGAGAGTTGGCTCTGCAGCATGTTAGACTGGCTTCCTGGAATGAACTATTGTGACATTAGTGAGGAGGATACGACAAGAGCTCTACATGCCTCGTACCAAAGTCTCATCCAAAGTAACCTTCAAAATCGTGGTGGTAAGGGTTTAATTGATGTAAAAGCACAAGATGGAAGGAAAATTTctgtaaagaaaagaaaattgaggACTTTGCAATGTAATGGTAATGACTTGGGTGACAGTGATACTAATGCTTTTGAGAGGGAGGTTAGTGGTAGATTCAGAAAACTGAAGAAATCCAAGGTGTTTCAGACTGAAAAAAGGGAGTCCAGTACAAGCAAGGGTGCAGGAAAATCAAGTTCCAGAGGTACAACTACTAGACGAAGAAGAATAGAGTAA